GTTTTTATGGTGTCGTGAGTGAATAACTGGCTTGATACATTGTTAGCAGAAGGGCGCAGGTGAGTGATGAGCAGGCAGCTTAAAGGGCAATTAGGTGATCACTCAAACATTCCAGTGGTAGCTCGTCAAGAAATATTATGGCCCATCATAACATATAATCATTGGTCAACAACCGACCGGGAAAAATGATCGCAGAAAGATATGTTTCGATGCGAGGTGCGGGCGGTGCGTCATTGGGGCCTCGATGCCCAAAAATAGTTCTCAGACACCGGTGCGATGCTGGATCCTCAGCTCAAGCAATGCCCGGTGTATATTGAAGCGTGCTTTGGATCCACATTATGTAAGCAAGTCAGATAATGCCAAGAAATGCCAAGACGGGAGCACGGGAAGGCTCTTGGCAACTCCAATTCACACTCAGGGGCACAACACCAGCCAAAACATCACCAGATCTAACCCCTTCCGCGAATCTTTCTATTATCTTACCTATAAACTAACAAACAGTCTCTAGAACACTCCAATCAAGTAAACAATATAATCTACTTCCAACTACCTTACTATTACCAGCCCCACCGGGAGTGCTATAGGGACGCCCGTGGTATAGCGGTTAAGGGGACGCCCacaactactactagtataagtCTAGAGAGCTCGCGCGTTCAACTCCCTGCTAGTGATTCGTTTTTCGTTTAAACGCTTAGTTATTGTACTGCTAACCTCTCTCAAATCCTTCTCATCTACAAATCTTGGTGTTGACTGCGTGTGTGGCCGATCTGGGGAATAGGAGATGTAAGACCGCCGTAAGACGTACTATCTCTCGGTGCTATTAACGGTTACTTTGAAAAAGAGTATACTATGAGGCATTCGATTAGGGTGCGCGGAATAAGTCGAGCTgaactcctttctttttttttttttttttttttttttgattgGTATTAAGAATTAGCTACCTAAAtcctaaattagaataatctaagttatagttaataataaggataatatactactttaaacgGATAGGAAAATAAAGGCTAGGGGTAGctataatcttcttctttttatatagaaggttatttttaattagcaatactattttagtattaatctaacttctaatagtagtacgtTAGTACTTAATAGCGAGTAAGTTACagcgttcttcttcttcttttaatatattgttaaaGCGCTCCTCAAGCTCGAAATTATCGTCTTCGAAGATGACTGACATAGTAGCGCTGGGGGTTGGtggttagtaattaataaaagtaataaagagttGAATataagagaaagaaaaagagaaagagggagagggagaaaaagagaaagaaatactagatataaaataaaatggAAGGAGCAGCTATAAATATTGTTAATAGAAGGAAcgtttaaaagtattatttatattatatctatctaAGGTCGGTACTAAACTGGAAGTAGTAATACTAGGTGCCCGGgattttagtatttagacTAGGACTGGAAGtttctttagtaattttcttgccttattaatagtctatataataaaagtacgATTTGAGGATATCCGCAGAGcgtttaaattaaaaggcttattaaatataaggccTTATAAGGTCTTAACCCGAGAgtaagttatatatataaacccggcttaaaaatccttcttggaaatatctaatatagttatattgaGTATAGAgccctataatttatatactataatagtatatattattattaaggggaATTATATCCTCTTATATTGGGTATtcctataggaaataaagTTTCGTATAATACGGAagataagaattatattcttaaattgtttttaatttaaattagggaAGTAGTAAGGACCGGTATACcgattaaatttaattaatacaataaagGGATTTCTATAAGGATgctatttattaggtatattttagTTAGGAAAAGTACTATCTTAAgcaatattaaagataataccCAATATACCATTAACCAAACTAACCTCAATCTAGAGATTCTCGATAAGTATTACCCGgcttcctattattaaagggaaattgagctataaattattaatttcaataggGTCCACATCTTTAGTACTAGCTCCCTCGTAGTTAGTAGGAAGTATAAggtatagttaatataaggcttccatatacttaatattatacgcGGCCACATTACTACGTTTTAAGTAAATTCGAAGGGTATATTCGAATTGAACAGCCTCCTCATTAGGCAATTGTATTTTTATCCGAATATATAAGAGTTCCCAATATTAACgaataggttaattattcCGTAGTCCTTCAAGTATATccttaaatagaatttaattattaccctattattatataatctattatagtttaataattttattaaaagcgtagtaataattataaccaccaacttcaattattaataaaattacttaattataaaaaagggatttctatattactagcactagttaatagaaattactaaGCAGTAGAAcgcttctactattaaaaaatatattttaatactcgGAAAAAGTTTATCGAAGCCTTTAATTAATGAAGTTGATAGTTCGAAGTCCTAATATCGATTTctcgttaataataaagtattagtatagctataatttAGTCTAGAATTGAGTAAgattaataccttctagaGTTGCAATAGCTactttagaattattaaaattaatattcttaggtataataagaagtttgaataaggaatataaagtcTGCCTATTgatattattagttactatactagtaggaGCACTATAGATAATAGGATTACTCTTCCTTCGATTTACAGCTATTTACTCTAGTTTGAAAGATAGAagcttaataaaatataattttccaGTACCTCTATAGCTATTAACCTATAAGAATAGAGGTGGAATGTAATAATagcgtttaatattattattgtaatctAGAATAGATTGGTAATAggtaataaactaattaaagaCAACCTTTTGAGCTGGGTTGAGATTATTAATGGCcgaggtagtaatagtaggagcATTTGCTATTAAATGGGTATTGTCGGCTTTTATATTGCGCTAATAATCTGGTgctaaaggtaataaatcTTAATAATCCAGGTAGTTATACTAGTTGTATAAGATATTTTGGTCCCGGAATCTAAATATTCCaaaatccctattattttcaACTCTTTAATAAGCGGGGAGTTCTCTAGCTAATACTTGCTATAGTTCTCGTTATTTCTCTTCTTTAGTAAGaggtttaaatttattatcgGGTTTTCTATTAGGTATAtcgttataatagttataagggtggttataattacctatataaatttctgtataaattagatatatattagaatatatttctaattcttaataGATACTATTGGAACCCGGctcttaaatactaaataaatctaaGTGATTACAATAGGGATGATATAATATAAGCTTAactctatactaatttttatactagGTATCGTTATCGGATTTATAAATCGGGTAATAGTTAAGTATTCTCTTTTTAGTTTAATCTCCTAAGTGCTGATAGTTGTTAAATTGGgtaaattacttaaagtaGCTAATATTCTTGAGGTTATTAGGGCGAAAtaggtatttagtatattaattttgtaTTTGGACTTATTAACTACCGGGCTGAATAATTATACTGGTACTATATCCGggtattctatttaaatactaataatttatattaacgataatataggtattttcGTTAAAGGGTAAGTTAAGAAgtagataattaatttcttgAGCTGACTAGTTACGTTTAGTAATAAGTTgatttattatttttgtaGTAAAGGAAACGATGTAATTCCTAGAAGCAATTTGAGGAGTAATTTATTgaattatttctttaaaaggccttaattacttttttgctttcgaatagtatttagcgatgtaattaataatagcgttatAGCTAGTATATAGCTAGATATTTGTATTGGTACGCTACGCTAAAGTAACGGTCTGGTTGTAGTTATTTATACGGTTATCGTTCCTTACCCTATTGTATAGCTAATACTTTAGGTTGAGACTACGTATAAGGTATACTTCCGGATAGTAATTCCTTAGAAAGTAAAACCGAtagactttaaatattagatcCTTAGAACGAAGAGCACCTTAGTTGAGCCGCTTAATACGAAGGTAATAGTCGTCGGTATACCGGCTATATCGTTGTATCCGGTTAACTATATAAGATAGGAGGTcgaaggtaggtagatattAGCCTTCGTCTTCcgggctattattaataacaatagaTAGCGGATcccctttattttattaaccgACTCTTTCTAGTTTAGGGTTAAAAGcagttatataataaccctataattctGTAAATTCCCGCCGGGCATCTTCGTTggctaaattaaatatattaatatgtagtacctaataaatactataattatagccacTGCCTCTTACCTAAAATTCGATACAGTACTACTAGTCCTCGATCTTGAATTtgggtattaaaatatattctttGAATAATTCGAATCGTCTTTAGAGGTAGTATACTACAATATACGGGTTTTCTTTGAGGTTCCTttttacaattttattacgGACTTTAATAGATACTTCCTTCTATTCCTCGAAATTGGGTATATGTCGAGCAAGGCTTTCCTAGTGTGTGTCGGCTATACTAAAtgttataaatatagccgGTATACTTAATACTTGTATATAAGCACGTAGCTCGCGGCTTTTACGCATCTAGTATAGCCGTATATtacgtatagtattagaaaacCTTATAACCGAATCTAGAAGTTGGCGTGCCTCTAGCGTATTGGATTTAACTACTTCCCTTAATGCCTCGACACTAGCTAAACCCTCGTTATTTGTACTACTACGATTAAAGCGAATAAAGAAAGCCGACTTCGAATTGACTTACTTACGTATTAaagtattgaatataatGAATAGGAATTAGTAATATCGAGTAAACTAACcgttatactatttaaatatatatttaatataatccgtataattaataaattatatacgaGGTTTAATGAAATTAGCTTTCCCTTTTAGGTAGAAGGTAGGAAATACCTATAATAGAATTGGCTgaaatttattctatttatatatagggtagTTGTATAATAAGCCGGGTTTAAGGAAGGGTTAAGCTAGAGGGTGTTGGCTAATAGGTTGAAGTTAAGATTAAGGTTGTAGAGGTTGGCCAGCGGGTTAATTATGTATTAGTTAAACCAGTACCGTATTTGGCATATCTTATCCTCTACCTTGTAACTATTAACGaaattactctatatttatttaattagtaataaggttagGGAGGGCGGCGATTTCCGGTTCAAAagtattatcttcttctttattactagtattaccGTCCCCCtctctatttaaattaagatCCTCGTTATTCGggaaattattaagattaaatttataaatagctaatttattatatatatcgccGTTAGGAAGCGcttctaatttttaaaatcGAGCCTTTACAATTTCGATATCTTAGTATCTAGGGTAATACTCCTTTAGGTAGTTGAGCTAAATACgaaatttaataggattgactattataatttattatattcgctgAGTAATACGGGGCTCATCCCTAGGTTTGCGAAgttgaagaataataatatttaattcccGGGGGAGTTGAAGTAATTGGTAATAAACGTAACCAATATTACGAAGGAAGTTGATAATATAGCCggaatatttatactaagagcctttaataatttaaatatttataaagatataaaCCCGGGTAATAAACTGTTCCTCAATTTAGTTGAAGGGTAGTAAAAAATCGGGAACATTACTAAAATCGAGGTTATTTTGGGTAttgaaatatttaaaattatcggTAACCCTCCggttattacaattataatactaacaaTAATACCCGgcggttatatatatagtaaactacTTCTCTTTATAATGTAGATAGTATTCTatactttcttctttctatatAGCTTCAaaagttttaattaaattgtaattaatattaataataattcttactagAAGGTCTttaggttaatatagtagatcctatttaaattcaaCGCCGGGAAGTCCTAGGAATCGGCGAGGTCGGAGAGGAGATAGTAGTACTGGTTATTTAAGAGCAGGATTAGGCTGTATATTCGGATTTCTCTAAGGCGGACTACAACTTCAGTGAAATAGTAGAAGCTAGGGTAAGGGCGGCCTattaggaggaggaggtagtaggggactattattataaattcgacACACATCGCAAAGTTTAAACTCTTCCCTATTGAGATCGGAAAACAACCCTCGTATTAATACCCAAcgatactataaatagaatttattttcGAAGTCAGTATTACCGTAGGGAGCACCTAACCGgcaatatttataaatactagactcgatatatttatttattatagtccgagcaatattatatactaggCAAAAGAAATAGTTATCGTCTAGGTCGTCGTCTGGATCTAAATTTGGACCGGGgttttaactaatattaggattataatctcctatattattatctatattattatttatattaatatcctaattattaatattatcttcttaattattattcctattgtAGATACTAGCATTGCGTCGTTTCTAATTGCCGAGGGAAGGAGTAATTAAGATTGGTTGACCgtcacgacgacgacgataatAATCACGCCGAATTTGATTAATTTAGCGGCGGGCTACAGTAATATTAGGAGAGTCCTATACAAAGTATAATTAGCTATATCTATAACTtgaagtatattattttaaatatacttataaattcttacttataggaaagaaaggagtgATTAAACGCATAATATAGTCTCAATCTTAAAGCTATCTATTAACGTCAATAATTCTTCGAAATTATTGTACTAGCTAGGCTAGtgccggggccggggccggggccggggccggggccggggctAGTACTAAGGGTTTTTACCGCGGTATTAGTATAGGCGGTACTATTGGTAATAGTGCTATTAGTAGTGCTATAGGTAGTGCCATAGGTAGAAATAGTTATAGCTCCCGCTCTGGAAACTCATCGAATTCTTCTTCACAGGCAGCTATCCCAACAGGTTAGAACTGCTAGCTTAGAATTAGAGCGACAACTTAACGGGGCTAAGGGTGTAATTAAAATGGTCGAGGTAGTAAGGGTTTCAATAAAAAAGGGGCTtaaagttgaagttgaaatTGAGGTCTTTAAACGGGCCGTAGTATCCTAGGAGGAGATTACTTAACGGCATCTCTTTTATACTgtatagcctattaataatattagttattcaATAGGCCAACCCACCGATACTACCTAAGTCGCACCCGTAACCCCCCGCAACTcggattatagtattacccaTTACTAAACATCCTATTCACCCGTAGGTAGTAAGATAATGTAGTATATTGGGTTCCTAATAGGATTTACGTATTTTGAaggatttactattaaatagatagtactggttaattaataaagggaatattggatagggataataaatatttagatagAATATACTTTGCTTCGTTTATTACgatattcctaatatatttatactaatttagtagtattttatttattagtaaagtaggaaACGGGTTTatcttaatagtatttctgGCAATTCCTTATAggtatatctataataataacgacgaAAGGAAAGATATACAAGCCCccaaaataaataaataaatatcgaaaaggaaacccctagaaaaaaggaaatcctaaaaaaaaagaaatcctCCGCACCTATAATatcggatattaataatatagcaaataaataaatagaaaagggaaaactaacttaataaataaaatctaGAAAGTAGGATCTATATCTACTATCGAATTTAGGGCAATACTAACCTAGTAAtaggtttttattaattttctttcGAGGGTATaatttaggttaataattagtagaatagtcTATCTAGTAGTCCTTACGCatactaaaataatctaGTCGCTTTAgagtttaaaaatataataatctatttcGTTATAGATATAAACTTCGACTAATTTTAGAGTGCTTGGTTTATTATtggctttaataattttacgaGGGCTAATATTCCCTCTTTCGAAGGTAGAGTTGTaagttagtaattagtaggatAGTCTGCCCAATACCCGTTTCGAAGGTagaattttaaattagtaataaataaaggagagaGTTTAAGATTCGAACTAGGGGGAggtaaaattcttataccTAACGCGGGCTACTTTACCGGTTGGTCGCTAGTTGCTTATTACCTACCGGTCGCTTACCGGAATAGAAAATTactaccttttaataataggcgTTTATAACCGTCGTAATAAATTGTTTAGCGGTAAGCTAGGTATTGAAATTGAattgtagtaataatattagtattattattaatagaaaattgAAAATCGAAGTTGAATAGGGGGAGGGTTACGATATAAATAACTAGCTAGTACGGGTACTAGACCAATTAATAGCGCTAGTACTAAGCATTTACTAACTATCTACTAGACCCATTAgctaactattatttagaattggAAAGACCCAGTACAATCTATCAAAGACTATCAAAAACACTGTCCGCGAAATAGCCAATCAGAGTATGGCTTAGTAAGACGCCCTAACTAATTGTAGGGCCGTACTACGTTTTTAACTAATAAAAAGCtaggaaattattatacgaagACCTGACTGTAAACGAACCGTCCCTCAACAATCCGTTCGGTAGATACGGGTTATAGAACTATGATGCCCTCTAAGACAGTGAATGTCATCCACCTCTGAATAGTTGAAGTACGCTTTAATAAGGTTGTCAAAGGTGGCGTGCCAGCAGACCCCAATACATATCAAAGACACCCACCCATTTCCCCACATAAACAGACAGTGCGGAGAATGTAAGGCTGTCCGGTCGGTTGGTCGGATATCGGCAACTGTATTTTGCTTTCGACTAGCCATTCGGACCGCGTGATGATTGTGAAGGCGTTGACGAGGCAGTGCATGGAAAACGGCAACGTCGGTGTTTGCCTATGAGGGAATTTGAAGGTGAAGACACCTCCTAGTTGAGCGATTTCTTAGGTCGGCGTGGATACGAATGGAAGTCGGATGGTGGAAGAAGTTGAAGCGAGAAAATGGAACGGAAGTGACCAAATCCCTAGATGACTCCACAGTGCCGTTCGCCTTACAGTAACACGATCCACTGAATGATCCCCAAATGGACCGCTAAGAAAATGCACCTTGCAGGACGACCCCAGCGCCATGCCTTCCCCGCATCGACCCTTGTCAATAACATCCCTTTTGGGAAATGCCATCGCTTACACACGCCTGCCTGagcacaccacaccacatgAGGGAGGTTGCCTGTACGGACATGCACGCTGCACTCTTGTGTCCGGAGCAGTCTTTTGTCTCAAGAATGCTTAAAAGGTGCACTGTTCCCCTCCCTTTCATTGTCTCGAAATTTCCCACATTCCACTTCACACTTGGACTTGTATGGTAAAACTGCAACTatcacaacaacatcaacaaccatcCATCACCCCACTTTCACTctcgccatcaccaccaccaccatcaccaccaccaccaccaccaccacctcctcctcccccccaaccaacaaccatGAGCTCAATCTCGTCTGATCAGCCCGCCCTCAAGGGAAAGGGCCCCGTGCCCAACTACGATCACCATCACGAGTCCACCGCcaacggcgccggcggcTTCCGCCCGCAAGCTCCCATGGCCGTGCAGCCTCCCAAGGCCGAAGACCTCCAGAAGTCCTACgccagcatcatcaccaacgacgCCGACCCCAAGGACTGGTACGGCTACATGATCAACGGCCTCGGCGCCGTCATCGGCACCATTGGCGCCATCCCGTGCTGCATCATGTGCCCGAACCCCTACAAGACCGTGGAGCAAGGCAATGTCGGCCTGGTGACCAAGTTCGGCAAGTTCTACAAGGCCGTCGACCCGGGTCTCGTCCGTGTCAACCCGCTCGCCGAGAAGCTGATCCAGGTGGACGTCAAGATCCAGATCGTCGAGGTGCCGCAGCAAGTCTGCATGACCAAGGACAACGTGACGGTGCAGTTGACGTCGGTTATCTACTACCACATCGTCAGCCCGCACAAGGCCGCCTTTGGCATCACCAACGTCAAACAGGCCCTGATTGAGCGCACCCAGACCACGCTGCGCCATGTCATCGGCGCCCGCGTGCTGCAGGACGTGATCGAGCGCCGCGAAGAGATTGCCCAGTCCATTGGCGAGATTATCGAGGATGTCGCGGCCGAATGGGGTGTGGCGGTCGAGAGCATGCTTATCAAGGACATTATCTTCTCCCACGAGCTGCAGGACTCGCTCTCCATGGCTGCCCAGAGCAAGCGTATCGGCGAGAGCAAGATTATTGCCGCAAAGGCCGAGGTCGAGGCCGCCAAGCTGATGAGGCAGGCCGCTGATATCTTGAGTTCTGCTCCCGCCATGCAGATCCGCTACCTCGAGGCCATGCAGGCTATGGCCAAGTCTGCAAACAGCAAGGTCATCTTCTTGCCGGCGACGAATCAGACGATGCCTAGTCAGGCGCAGTTCAATGCGTCGTTGGATGCCCCGGGGTCCTTTAATCCGGGTGAGCAGGGCGAAGGCAGCGGTTCCAAGAACAAAACGTCTACATTCCACGACTTTGGAGGTTCCGATGGAGGGTTCCAGCAGGCGTTGAATGCCCACATTGTTGAGAACCTATAAGCCCTTAGGGGGTACAAGGTCATGATATGATGATCGACGACATGGACGAATTTTCCCTTATCGAAGTAACGACGATGACAATGATTGGGCTCTAGTCTAGCGGACTATACGACACGATCCCTCACACGAAGACAATGAACACGCCCCAACGCTACAGCTTACCGCTGCTCATCTAGAGCTTAATCAGGGGCTTAGTCCAGCAACATTACTCTGCTTGTTGCTCGTGCCTCCTTCCAAcggtttctctttttctttcacaGTACATACCTTTTCTTTGCAGGATACCCATGAAATGCTTTGCTTTGTTTTCGCTGAGTTGGAAGGCGCGATACAGCGAAAGATGATGGGAACGATTTCTTCGCTTGGACTATGGGATCGTTTGTTACCAGTACATGCTTTGGACGATATTTCCATGTTTCATTGCCTTTACATTATTATACACTCGCTAGTATTGGTAAtgataaattaattctacaGTCGCCACCTGTCCCATCGTACACACTTGTTCAGTATAGCTACAGGGTCTGCGGTGCTTGATCATGGAAATAAAGCGTCCGTGACCCATGGAATTTTTCACGATCATTGTGACAACCACTATCTCCTTTGTATGCTAAACTCCTCCAAATTCGCTCCTCAAACATACACATGCCTTTCTTGTCCCTGTTCAGCCTCCCCTCTTCATTATCCATATACGTACATTTGCCACTGATTATATTTACAGTCCAATGCTCGTTGACTGTCATCTCCGTACTCCCAGTGTGGCAAAACACATGCAACCCATCAGGGACCACCGCAAGGTCAGTGCAAGATGCCAAAGTTCAAAACCCAAGATGCATCACTTGTATCAACATGAACATTTTTAAAACTCATAGCAAGCCTCGGTGGTTTAGAAGGGCACATAAACTTATACATTAATCCTAGACAAGTTAATCGTGGGTTTATTGTAAAGGggcaaaaaaaaggaatGCAGAAAGAGGTTGCTTACTTAAGGACAGGTAATTGCTGAGAGGGAAAGAGACGCACGTAACCTGGCTGATGACCAGCTGAAATTGGGTGAGTTGCACGCTGGGCAGTGAGTTCCATTGGGACACGCAACagaaggtacctacctccagACTCGATCAAATCGTCGACACTTGCCCTTTTCTAAGAGAACCAGGAAGGGATCAGTTACCAGTAACCATGAACCAATAACCGGTGAAGAGTAACCACAAGTAACCAGTAACCAGTAACCAGTAACCGCAGTAACGGGGCAGGAGCCAGGAGCATGAAAGCCTCAACGGGCAGTCCCAACTCTCCAAAATACAACAGTTATCAAGacaaacccaccaccacttgcCAAGTGAGCCAGCCACACTGCATCCAGCTCACCATGAAAAATGGGAAGCCTTTGCTActcttaccttaccttaccttaccttaccttttTACAAACCCGTCAGTGAGTGAGTGTGCATGGAGAAATCAAGGAAGGTAGTCGTCTAGGGCGTTGATTAGTTTCGTCGCAGCCAGGTCCATGGTATACCTTTTTGTTTTAAGGTCTTCATTGCCTCGCACGATGGAGACAGCCCCCGTGGTGGTTGTGTTGGGCGTCATATGATGCTTCCAACCATTTCTTAgttgtttttttcccttcttctttgtttaTATGTTGTtaagagaaaaagagggaaaaaaagaaagaaaggaaagaaaaaccgaaaaaaaggggaaaaaaaaaagaaaggaaggacaGCTTCCAGGGGGGTAAGCTCATCACGATAGAGCGGGTATCTGATCATCTTAAGCTCGTTACTAAGCAGGCGTCGTCGGGGACTGTGATAGCACCGGGCCGTTGGATTTTGACAGCTGATTGTCCGCAGTTGTATTTTTAACTGTCGACCGTTTCGAGTTTCTTCTACTTTCGCATCTCATTCATGGAGGCGCTGACCAATATGGTAAGTATTCGTTCGTGCTGTGAAGGTATACATAGTAGCGTAGGTCCAGAAATAGTGGTCCTTTGAATATCTCGGATACGTTAGCatggaaatatatatacaagtCTAACGAACGCTCGCGTTTGGTTTCCCATGAAACGCAGGGGTAAGATTCGGAACAAGACTGGAACAGTTATAACAAAGTAGTGGTCATCATTAACCTACTTCTATTCCCAAAAGGCATCACTGTCTATATCCTGAAGCTCATCCACTTGATATCCACCCATATACCCATATTAATGTATATACCTCCTTGTCTACAGCTCtagttctctctctctacctaACATTATACCGAGCAATCAACCCGGCCATCTTCTCCACGAACCATCCCTTCGGATCAGGACTCGTGTCCGCGCTCTCCGCAATCGTCAGGATCGTCCTGACACCCACACCCACGCTATCCGACCCGGTATACTCGCGTAGGGTATTCAACACCTCACTGACAGCCGCCTGGTCGCCACCAAACGCTCCCACCTCGTTCAACACTGCGCCCAACTCCTGGAGGTTGTTCACAGCGGG
The Neurospora crassa OR74A linkage group II, whole genome shotgun sequence DNA segment above includes these coding regions:
- a CDS encoding stomatin family protein is translated as MVKLQLSQQHQQPSITPLSLSPSPPPPSPPPPPPPPPPPPQPTTMSSISSDQPALKGKGPVPNYDHHHESTANGAGGFRPQAPMAVQPPKAEDLQKSYASIITNDADPKDWYGYMINGLGAVIGTIGAIPCCIMCPNPYKTVEQGNVGLVTKFGKFYKAVDPGLVRVNPLAEKLIQVDVKIQIVEVPQQVCMTKDNVTVQLTSVIYYHIVSPHKAAFGITNVKQALIERTQTTLRHVIGARVLQDVIERREEIAQSIGEIIEDVAAEWGVAVESMLIKDIIFSHELQDSLSMAAQSKRIGESKIIAAKAEVEAAKLMRQAADILSSAPAMQIRYLEAMQAMAKSANSKVIFLPATNQTMPSQAQFNASLDAPGSFNPGEQGEGSGSKNKTSTFHDFGGSDGGFQQALNAHIVENL